The following proteins are encoded in a genomic region of Nonomuraea muscovyensis:
- a CDS encoding MFS transporter: protein MTLSPVGERVAGPFMGPVARPRARVRGRFAVLRLIACGVVIAIMADSTATTLAIPVLSGDPIAASLPMTEVTWVSTVNFAAVAALLATAGRFADLLGRRTVLAFGLALYGLGAAAVIATTSWPLLLGGRLAQGVGAALMFPASLGLLLGELPANKRAGAVALWSASSGIGALTLQAGGGLLVSEYGWRGLFLPSAGLAAALLMLTPMLPRSRDMARRVPDVFGTVLLIGAITAVVLAVSRGGTWGWSSGRTLACAAVAGLLLAGAVATSWRHSAGAIDMGLWRRPGFLWAGGASLLYGAASFVVLTMGPLYLRTSGFDPVTIGLWLTPISIAMIVSSPLAMLAGRRIGLNGVIYAGALALGGGCALMLAHPYPTWWTMLAALLLGGGFGALSTGTFTVGTMAAHPTQYASAVGAINTARMLGGALGVAGASALVDQPVLDGPLPGFASVLVGCLVVALVLGTVALMRVAGRPRRRAVRMSRREVEAENIMLRRLLTELRASFVQVRDEAEEELARFGTRDLSAHRAVKN, encoded by the coding sequence ATGACGCTGTCCCCCGTCGGCGAGCGGGTCGCCGGACCGTTCATGGGCCCCGTGGCGCGGCCACGGGCCCGGGTCCGGGGACGCTTCGCCGTGCTCCGCCTGATCGCCTGTGGCGTGGTCATCGCGATCATGGCGGACAGCACGGCGACGACGCTGGCCATCCCCGTGCTCAGCGGCGACCCCATCGCCGCCTCCCTGCCGATGACCGAGGTCACCTGGGTGAGCACGGTCAACTTCGCCGCCGTCGCCGCGCTGCTGGCCACCGCCGGCCGCTTCGCCGACCTGCTCGGCAGGCGCACCGTCCTGGCCTTCGGGCTGGCCCTGTACGGGCTCGGCGCCGCGGCGGTCATCGCGACCACGTCGTGGCCGCTGCTGCTCGGCGGGCGGCTGGCCCAGGGCGTCGGCGCGGCGCTGATGTTCCCCGCCTCGCTCGGCCTGCTGCTGGGCGAACTTCCCGCGAACAAGCGGGCCGGTGCCGTGGCTCTGTGGAGCGCGTCGTCCGGGATCGGCGCGCTGACGCTGCAGGCCGGCGGCGGGCTCCTGGTCTCCGAGTACGGCTGGCGCGGGCTGTTCCTGCCCAGCGCCGGTCTGGCGGCCGCGCTGCTGATGCTGACCCCGATGCTGCCCCGCTCGCGCGACATGGCCCGTCGCGTCCCCGACGTGTTCGGGACGGTGCTGCTGATCGGCGCCATCACGGCGGTCGTGCTCGCGGTCTCCCGCGGCGGCACCTGGGGCTGGTCCTCCGGCCGGACGCTGGCGTGCGCGGCGGTCGCCGGGCTGCTCCTCGCGGGCGCCGTCGCCACCTCGTGGCGCCACTCGGCCGGCGCGATCGACATGGGGCTGTGGCGGCGGCCCGGCTTCCTGTGGGCGGGCGGCGCGTCCCTGCTGTACGGGGCGGCGTCGTTCGTGGTGCTCACCATGGGACCGCTGTACCTGCGCACCTCCGGCTTCGACCCGGTCACCATCGGGCTCTGGCTGACGCCGATCTCGATCGCGATGATCGTCTCCAGCCCGCTGGCGATGCTGGCCGGGCGGCGCATCGGCCTCAACGGCGTCATCTACGCGGGCGCCCTCGCGCTCGGCGGCGGCTGCGCCCTCATGCTCGCCCATCCCTACCCGACCTGGTGGACGATGCTGGCGGCGCTGCTGCTGGGCGGCGGGTTCGGCGCGCTGTCCACCGGCACGTTCACGGTCGGCACGATGGCCGCCCACCCCACCCAGTACGCCTCCGCGGTCGGCGCCATCAACACCGCCCGCATGCTCGGCGGCGCGCTCGGCGTGGCCGGCGCCTCGGCGCTGGTCGACCAGCCGGTGCTCGACGGGCCGCTGCCGGGGTTCGCCTCGGTGCTGGTGGGCTGCCTGGTGGTGGCCCTGGTGCTCGGCACCGTGGCGCTGATGCGGGTCGCCGGCCGGCCGCGCCGCCGGGCCGTGCGGATGTCCCGGCGCGAGGTCGAGGCGGAGAACATCATGCTGCGGCGGCTCCTCACCGAGCTCCGCGCCAGTTTCGTCCAGGTGCGCGACGAGGCCGAGGAGGAGCTCGCCCGCTTCGGCACGCGTGACCTGTCCGCACACAGGGCCGTCAAGAACTAG
- a CDS encoding FAD-dependent oxidoreductase has product MKGVIVVGAGPVGLTAALTLARAGVPVTVFEREEGLGSQSRASTFHPATLDLLDDLGVAEPLIARGRVVDRVQWRDRAGLVLAEMGMGSLDGLTRHPFRLHAEQSVLTPLLLSALEAVPEADVRFGTRVDGLAEGGTGVRIRMGRSWARARYVVAADGAHSTVRSSLGLPFHRVAYPTQALRVFTDSPLDELLPRLAPLTYVRDVGQSCSLLALPDHWRIIVRIPCDARNPLATSSVAALVRRALPGVSRPVRVVGADRYGLARGVLPSYRCGRVLFAGDAAHLTSTAGGLNMNAGIHDAVELGRTLARVLAGEAGPGALDTWATRRRAVLLDQVIPRSEARVAGVQDRDTSRLAAAMAGLRAIAGDPGATRVYLAQASMLDTLPQAVRNR; this is encoded by the coding sequence ATGAAGGGCGTCATCGTGGTCGGCGCCGGGCCCGTCGGGCTGACGGCGGCGCTCACGCTGGCCAGGGCCGGCGTGCCGGTCACCGTGTTCGAGCGGGAGGAGGGGCTCGGCTCCCAGTCGCGCGCCTCCACCTTCCACCCGGCCACGCTCGACCTGCTCGACGACCTGGGCGTCGCCGAGCCGCTCATCGCCCGCGGCCGGGTGGTGGACCGTGTCCAGTGGCGCGACCGGGCCGGACTCGTGCTGGCCGAGATGGGGATGGGCAGCCTCGACGGGCTGACCCGGCACCCGTTCCGGCTGCACGCCGAGCAGTCCGTGCTCACCCCGCTGCTGCTGTCGGCGCTGGAGGCCGTCCCGGAGGCGGACGTGCGGTTCGGCACGCGGGTGGACGGCCTGGCCGAGGGCGGCACCGGGGTGCGGATCCGGATGGGCCGCAGCTGGGCCAGGGCCAGGTACGTGGTCGCGGCCGACGGCGCCCACAGCACCGTGCGCAGCTCGCTCGGCCTGCCGTTCCACCGTGTCGCCTACCCGACCCAGGCGCTGCGGGTCTTCACCGACTCGCCGCTGGACGAGCTGCTGCCGCGGCTCGCACCGCTCACGTACGTGCGCGACGTCGGCCAGTCGTGCAGCCTGCTCGCCCTGCCCGACCACTGGCGGATCATCGTGCGCATCCCGTGCGACGCCCGCAACCCCCTGGCCACCTCCAGCGTCGCCGCCCTCGTCCGGCGGGCGCTGCCCGGAGTCAGCCGCCCGGTCCGCGTCGTCGGCGCCGACCGGTACGGCCTGGCCCGCGGCGTGCTGCCCTCGTACCGGTGCGGCCGGGTGCTGTTCGCCGGCGACGCCGCGCACCTGACCTCCACCGCCGGCGGGCTGAACATGAACGCCGGCATCCACGACGCCGTCGAGCTCGGCCGGACGCTCGCCCGGGTGCTGGCCGGCGAGGCCGGGCCCGGCGCGCTCGACACGTGGGCGACGCGGCGGCGGGCCGTCCTGCTCGACCAGGTCATCCCACGCAGCGAGGCGCGCGTGGCCGGCGTGCAGGACCGCGACACCTCCCGGCTGGCCGCGGCGATGGCGGGGCTGCGGGCCATCGCCGGCGACCCGGGCGCCACCCGCGTCTACCTGGCGCAGGCGTCCATGCTCGACACCCTCCCCCAAGCGGTAAGGAATCGCTGA
- a CDS encoding maleate cis-trans isomerase family protein, which produces MSRGRAGVIVPPANPAAEPELARLLGSRADMHVTRFPVRPGLTLAERLETYNEALPAMICSFGGLRLDAIVSACSGSRYLLGPDEDRLACDELSRRFGVPFATATLATLEAIEHLGAEEIILVSPYEPWLTELAERFWKAAGVHVGRVVEVRARGRFAPYKVAQAELVEQVEQAGLPDDAVVLISGTGMLTLPALVPIGAGNDRVLLTSNLCSAWWALSRVTGMPIGLGRVPHRPAAQGQRT; this is translated from the coding sequence ATGAGCCGCGGCAGGGCCGGCGTGATCGTGCCCCCGGCCAACCCGGCCGCCGAACCCGAACTGGCCCGCCTGCTGGGCTCCCGCGCCGACATGCACGTCACCCGGTTCCCGGTACGGCCCGGCCTGACGCTGGCCGAACGGCTGGAGACCTACAACGAGGCGCTGCCCGCGATGATCTGCTCGTTCGGCGGCCTGCGCCTCGACGCGATCGTCTCGGCGTGCAGCGGCTCGCGCTACCTGCTCGGCCCCGACGAGGACCGCCTCGCCTGCGACGAGCTGAGCAGACGGTTCGGCGTGCCGTTCGCCACGGCGACGCTGGCCACGCTGGAGGCCATCGAGCACCTGGGCGCCGAGGAGATCATCCTCGTCTCGCCGTACGAGCCGTGGCTGACGGAGCTGGCCGAGCGGTTCTGGAAGGCGGCCGGCGTGCACGTCGGGCGGGTGGTCGAGGTGCGGGCCCGCGGCAGGTTCGCCCCGTACAAGGTCGCCCAGGCCGAGCTGGTCGAACAGGTGGAGCAGGCGGGCCTGCCGGACGACGCCGTGGTGCTGATCAGCGGCACCGGCATGCTGACGCTGCCCGCGCTGGTCCCGATCGGCGCCGGTAACGACCGGGTCCTGCTCACCTCGAACCTGTGCAGCGCGTGGTGGGCGCTGTCCCGGGTGACGGGCATGCCGATCGGGCTGGGCCGGGTGCCGCACCGTCCGGCGGCGCAGGGGCAGCGGACATGA
- a CDS encoding SAM-dependent methyltransferase, whose protein sequence is MAKLNTTQARITRMLDAAAGGKNNFVADREAVRRYDEAAPVTTAAARAVLDFLARVVRHLAACGVDQFVVIGSGVPSGLPTGRQLHDLARQAPGRPDARVLYVENDPMVLVNAQATIEPVTDLVRVVDGDAAQIEDLLADRVVRTFIDWDRPVGMLLVSTHGLDDEEARHAVKCLAHAAAPGSYLALLQTTFDGIPPELLPAIEDLLAMTLPGHVVRGRDEVAALLEGMELVEPGLVWVSRWRPAGTTPPADATPPAVSGNYGAVARIV, encoded by the coding sequence TTGGCCAAGCTGAACACGACCCAGGCGCGTATCACCCGTATGCTCGACGCCGCCGCGGGAGGCAAGAACAATTTCGTCGCCGACCGCGAGGCGGTGCGCCGCTACGACGAGGCCGCCCCCGTCACCACCGCAGCGGCGCGGGCCGTGCTCGACTTCCTGGCGCGCGTGGTCAGGCACCTCGCGGCCTGCGGCGTCGACCAGTTCGTCGTCATCGGCAGCGGCGTGCCCAGCGGCCTGCCCACCGGCCGCCAGCTCCACGACCTGGCCCGCCAGGCGCCCGGCCGTCCCGACGCCCGCGTGCTGTACGTGGAGAACGACCCGATGGTGCTGGTCAACGCCCAGGCCACCATCGAGCCGGTCACCGACCTCGTGCGGGTGGTCGACGGGGACGCCGCCCAGATCGAGGACCTGCTCGCCGACCGCGTCGTGCGGACCTTCATCGACTGGGACCGGCCCGTGGGCATGCTGCTGGTCTCCACGCACGGCCTGGACGACGAGGAGGCACGGCACGCCGTCAAGTGCCTGGCCCACGCCGCCGCCCCCGGCAGCTACCTCGCGCTGCTGCAGACCACCTTCGACGGGATCCCGCCGGAGCTGCTGCCCGCCATCGAGGACCTGCTGGCGATGACCCTGCCCGGCCACGTCGTCCGCGGCCGGGACGAGGTCGCGGCACTGCTGGAGGGCATGGAACTGGTGGAGCCGGGGCTGGTGTGGGTCAGCCGGTGGCGGCCCGCCGGCACCACGCCGCCCGCCGACGCCACCCCGCCCGCCGTCTCGGGCAACTACGGCGCCGTCGCCCGCATCGTCTGA
- a CDS encoding RNA polymerase sigma factor encodes MWRTLSEDAREAIRELCDGYGPHLYDYCRTELSSSDAELAVAGALLSAHARADRVDQSSLLRPWLYALARAHRTYLSTPTSVGSWSRPGRMSDLLPEALRALDAPHRELLDLSVRHGLTHGEIAVIFDVPPDDVELVVLEAADGLEEWFAAVIAARTRHGCPALESRVTDWTSAPGRRTRARISRHIAHCDACRRAPRTMVADTLLRQMPISPAPGTLHEQLAWALPLPGDDGLWREDGFPVQAHGLAEPVPPPISPVPGPTTGTWESSGPAAGAAAAGPEHTPEPAAPRLASKHARPGPPDRGPAAGESTGAGVSGAGTDDDRSADRSPEWAIVRRNRGGVPYRNLPAASARDRSSSGPAGQERHPSRRAEGGPPWEHHPDDGPPWTPGPRTPEPRTPGPLLPEPRTPEPRNREAGSAPVPARRRTTDHRPPTGDRRLPTTLPTDRHVAGTPATAPVDRPAAGAPRKGRLILSAPIPGDELAVAPPPERATPARSPHVPPPRSAPPATPATPPHPGPIATPRSARTASPRPERFSPSRSERATPPHHEPIAPRRSEPITPSRSAPTATPYPGPIPPPRSAPAAPSLPERFSPGLPERAGAGLPQRAVPPQADGPAWVLGTRGAEPPRDRLVAGGVPFPDPRRAEVGQVVDLQGDEEFWRNRPDDTDPDTVITVRTVARVGLLVGVGILVAGLAWSGLNARQRMPVVNEVSAPGPAMSPAPEERPSPGPAVAVPPPADAATGTGPEAGTDTAPSLAASPAPATPLPTPTREATRAASAAATERPAVAGTMSPAERERAEPGVMTRNETGQNRKQQPTRQALPRPRPPVASLSPASVRLGSRRTGTFALACRGGACRVTSVRGSSGIVVSGRTFRVKAPAARPDCAGPAVTRTGTVLVRWTGLARGDGRTTAGTTTGGGTLRLRVTWTIARDPGTYVLTDEGGGTWTNCGRY; translated from the coding sequence ATGTGGCGCACGCTGTCGGAGGACGCTCGCGAGGCCATCCGCGAGCTGTGCGACGGCTACGGTCCCCATCTCTACGACTACTGCCGGACGGAGCTGTCGTCGAGCGACGCCGAGCTGGCCGTGGCGGGGGCCCTGCTGTCGGCGCACGCCCGAGCCGACCGAGTCGACCAGAGCTCCCTGCTGCGGCCCTGGCTTTACGCGCTGGCCCGCGCGCACCGCACGTACCTGTCCACCCCGACGAGCGTCGGCTCGTGGTCGCGGCCCGGCCGCATGTCGGACCTGCTGCCCGAGGCGCTGCGCGCCCTGGACGCCCCGCACCGCGAGCTGCTCGACCTGTCGGTACGGCACGGCCTGACGCACGGCGAGATCGCGGTGATCTTCGACGTGCCGCCCGACGACGTGGAACTGGTCGTGCTGGAGGCGGCCGACGGGCTGGAGGAGTGGTTCGCGGCCGTCATCGCCGCCAGGACCCGCCACGGGTGCCCGGCGCTGGAATCGCGGGTGACGGACTGGACCTCGGCTCCGGGCAGGCGGACCCGCGCGCGGATCAGCCGCCACATCGCCCACTGCGACGCCTGCCGGCGTGCGCCGCGCACCATGGTGGCGGACACGCTTCTGCGGCAGATGCCCATCTCGCCCGCGCCCGGCACGCTGCACGAGCAGCTCGCCTGGGCGCTGCCTCTCCCGGGCGACGACGGGCTGTGGCGGGAGGACGGGTTCCCCGTGCAGGCACACGGCCTGGCGGAGCCCGTCCCCCCGCCGATCTCTCCGGTCCCCGGCCCCACGACGGGGACCTGGGAAAGCTCCGGGCCGGCGGCGGGCGCGGCCGCCGCCGGCCCGGAGCACACACCTGAACCGGCCGCGCCCCGCCTCGCCAGCAAGCACGCCCGGCCGGGCCCTCCCGACCGGGGCCCGGCCGCCGGTGAGAGCACCGGTGCCGGCGTCAGTGGCGCCGGCACCGATGACGACCGGTCCGCGGACCGGTCTCCAGAGTGGGCCATCGTCCGCCGCAACCGCGGAGGCGTGCCATACCGGAACCTTCCAGCGGCGTCCGCTCGTGACCGGAGCAGTAGTGGCCCGGCCGGTCAGGAGCGGCACCCCTCACGCCGGGCCGAAGGTGGCCCGCCTTGGGAGCACCACCCGGACGATGGCCCACCATGGACCCCCGGACCCCGGACCCCGGAGCCACGAACCCCCGGACCACTGCTCCCCGAACCACGGACCCCCGAGCCGCGGAATCGCGAGGCGGGCTCCGCCCCCGTCCCCGCCCGACGCCGCACGACGGACCACAGGCCGCCCACCGGCGACCGCAGGCTTCCCACCACCCTCCCCACAGACCGCCACGTCGCCGGCACCCCCGCAACAGCGCCCGTGGACCGCCCGGCCGCCGGCGCCCCGCGCAAGGGCCGCCTGATCCTCAGCGCCCCGATCCCGGGCGACGAACTCGCCGTCGCCCCACCGCCCGAGCGGGCCACCCCGGCGCGCTCCCCGCACGTCCCCCCGCCCCGTTCCGCGCCTCCCGCCACCCCGGCCACCCCGCCCCACCCGGGCCCGATCGCCACGCCGCGCTCCGCACGGACCGCCTCGCCCCGCCCCGAGCGGTTCTCACCGTCACGGTCGGAGCGCGCCACCCCACCCCACCACGAGCCGATCGCCCCGCGCCGCTCCGAGCCGATCACGCCGTCACGGTCCGCACCGACGGCCACGCCCTACCCCGGCCCGATCCCGCCGCCGCGCTCAGCACCAGCCGCCCCGTCTCTTCCCGAACGGTTCTCACCGGGCCTGCCCGAGCGGGCCGGCGCGGGGCTGCCCCAGCGGGCCGTGCCTCCTCAGGCGGACGGTCCGGCGTGGGTGCTCGGGACGCGCGGGGCCGAGCCGCCGCGGGACCGCCTGGTGGCCGGAGGCGTCCCGTTCCCCGACCCACGCAGGGCCGAGGTCGGCCAGGTGGTGGACCTCCAGGGCGACGAGGAGTTCTGGCGCAACCGGCCCGACGACACGGACCCCGACACGGTCATCACCGTCAGGACCGTCGCCCGGGTCGGACTGCTGGTCGGCGTCGGGATCCTGGTGGCGGGCCTGGCGTGGTCGGGTCTCAACGCCCGCCAGCGCATGCCTGTGGTGAACGAGGTGTCGGCCCCCGGCCCGGCGATGAGCCCCGCACCGGAGGAGCGCCCGTCGCCCGGCCCGGCGGTGGCGGTGCCCCCGCCCGCCGACGCCGCCACCGGGACGGGCCCCGAGGCGGGGACGGACACCGCCCCCTCCCTGGCCGCAAGCCCGGCGCCCGCGACCCCGCTCCCGACCCCCACGCGCGAGGCCACCCGGGCAGCGAGTGCGGCGGCCACCGAACGCCCGGCGGTGGCGGGGACCATGAGCCCGGCCGAACGGGAGCGGGCCGAGCCGGGCGTGATGACCCGGAACGAGACCGGCCAGAACCGGAAGCAGCAGCCCACCCGGCAGGCCCTCCCCCGCCCCCGGCCTCCGGTGGCGTCCCTGTCGCCCGCCTCGGTCCGGCTCGGCTCCCGCCGTACCGGCACGTTCGCGCTGGCCTGCAGGGGCGGGGCGTGCCGCGTCACGTCGGTGCGCGGCTCGTCCGGCATCGTGGTGTCGGGGCGGACGTTCCGGGTGAAGGCGCCCGCCGCGCGCCCCGACTGCGCCGGCCCCGCTGTCACGAGGACCGGCACCGTTCTCGTCCGCTGGACCGGCCTCGCCCGGGGTGACGGCCGGACCACGGCGGGCACCACCACGGGCGGCGGGACTCTCAGGCTGCGGGTGACGTGGACGATCGCCCGGGATCCCGGCACATACGTGCTCACCGACGAGGGCGGCGGCACCTGGACGAACTGCGGCCGGTACTGA
- the hemB gene encoding porphobilinogen synthase, translating into MSYPAERPRRLRRTSALRGLVAETRLHPADLIQPLFVREGIDEPRPIVCMPGQVQHTRDSVRKAAAAAVRAGVGGLLIFGIPAAKDPDGRGAWAPDGITQLAIADVAAEVGDATVVIGDINLDEYTQHGHVGILGPDGDVDNDATLRAYARVAEAQAAAGAHVVAPSGMMDGQVGAIRRALDAAGHERVPILAYAAKYDSAFYGPFRDAVESRLVGTRSTHQQDPANLRESLREVLLDVEEGADMVMVKPAGLYLDVVRRVADAVHVPVVAYQVSGEYAAIEAAAANGWLVRDRAIVESLTAIRRAGAGSVVTYWATEVAERLR; encoded by the coding sequence GTGAGTTATCCCGCAGAACGTCCCCGCCGGCTGCGGCGCACCTCCGCCCTGCGCGGCCTGGTCGCCGAGACCCGCCTGCATCCCGCCGACCTGATCCAGCCGTTGTTCGTCCGCGAGGGCATCGACGAGCCACGCCCGATCGTCTGCATGCCCGGCCAGGTGCAGCACACGCGCGACAGCGTGCGCAAGGCCGCCGCCGCGGCCGTGCGGGCCGGCGTCGGCGGGCTGCTGATCTTCGGCATCCCTGCCGCCAAGGACCCCGACGGGCGCGGCGCGTGGGCTCCCGACGGCATCACCCAGCTCGCCATCGCCGACGTCGCGGCCGAGGTGGGCGACGCCACCGTGGTCATCGGTGACATCAACCTCGACGAGTACACCCAGCACGGCCACGTCGGCATCCTCGGACCGGACGGCGACGTCGACAACGACGCCACCCTGCGCGCCTACGCCAGGGTCGCCGAGGCGCAGGCCGCCGCCGGCGCCCACGTGGTCGCGCCGAGCGGGATGATGGACGGCCAGGTCGGCGCCATCCGCCGCGCCCTCGACGCCGCCGGGCACGAGCGCGTGCCGATCCTCGCCTACGCCGCCAAGTACGACTCCGCCTTCTACGGCCCGTTCCGCGACGCGGTCGAGTCGCGGCTGGTCGGCACCCGCTCCACCCACCAGCAGGACCCCGCCAACCTGCGCGAGTCGCTGCGCGAGGTGCTGCTCGACGTGGAGGAGGGGGCCGACATGGTGATGGTCAAACCGGCCGGCCTGTACCTGGACGTGGTGCGCCGGGTCGCCGACGCCGTCCACGTGCCGGTGGTGGCGTACCAGGTGTCGGGCGAGTACGCGGCGATCGAGGCGGCCGCGGCGAACGGCTGGCTGGTGCGCGACCGCGCGATCGTCGAGAGCCTCACCGCGATCCGCCGGGCGGGGGCGGGGAGCGTCGTGACGTACTGGGCGACGGAGGTCGCCGAGCGGCTGCGCTGA
- a CDS encoding aspartate/glutamate racemase family protein, translated as MRIWFQKHTVEGRSALLDKMYAEHLAMVTGPGTTVEIHTLPPETYGTALPEHLVGYGEIGLLFGHYFARTAVQAERDGCAAWISGAGQDPGLAAARTRVSIPVVGYGDAVWQAARMERHRLGVLGFIDHLREPITDNIRVAGADLASYQVVEDGRALVERALDGDFEPFLDAYTHAALRAAEAGAQWLVPAEGIPNVILVHLRVHELHGLPVIDPGGLAIKTAEHLCELRALRITARSTAGYWLRRPPAAAVEHAESVLLGKVIGG; from the coding sequence ATGCGGATCTGGTTCCAGAAGCACACCGTCGAGGGCCGTTCGGCACTTCTGGACAAGATGTACGCCGAGCACCTGGCCATGGTCACCGGGCCCGGCACCACCGTGGAGATCCACACGCTGCCGCCCGAGACGTACGGCACAGCGCTGCCCGAGCACCTGGTCGGCTACGGGGAGATCGGCCTGCTGTTCGGCCACTACTTCGCGCGGACGGCCGTACAGGCCGAGCGGGACGGCTGCGCCGCCTGGATCAGCGGCGCGGGCCAGGACCCCGGCCTGGCGGCGGCCCGCACCCGCGTCTCGATCCCCGTCGTCGGGTACGGCGACGCCGTCTGGCAGGCCGCCCGGATGGAACGGCACCGCCTCGGCGTGCTCGGCTTCATCGACCACCTGCGGGAGCCGATCACCGACAACATCCGCGTCGCCGGCGCCGACCTGGCCTCCTACCAGGTCGTCGAGGACGGCCGGGCGCTCGTCGAGCGGGCGCTGGACGGCGACTTCGAGCCGTTCCTCGACGCCTACACCCACGCCGCGCTGCGTGCCGCCGAGGCCGGGGCGCAGTGGCTGGTGCCGGCCGAGGGCATCCCGAACGTCATCCTGGTCCACCTGCGCGTCCACGAACTGCACGGCCTGCCGGTGATCGACCCCGGCGGGCTGGCGATCAAGACGGCCGAGCACCTGTGCGAGCTGCGCGCGCTGCGCATCACCGCGCGCAGCACGGCCGGTTACTGGTTGCGGCGTCCCCCCGCCGCCGCCGTCGAACACGCCGAGAGCGTCCTGCTCGGCAAGGTCATCGGAGGCTAG
- a CDS encoding helix-turn-helix domain-containing protein, whose protein sequence is MANFAERLDLALRRRGFSGAQVAAELTRAGIPITRAYVSQLRTGKQTNPTLQVLRALASCLQVSVGWLVGEERLESGAADDPRLGGLAGLSEGSQDVVRGVIELARRAEGLSEPAAPEPAAETLVPAPALAAPQLAALGDRLRGLRLAAGLSAERAEAALGRGAVRIEAVEAGRAAPPPALVERLLDLYGVAALPVREHVLSLARGEREPAWWDAGSVPVWLATTYALEQRASVIRTYHPQTVPPLLQTEDYARAAITVAGLDTLGQDSLDAAVGLVLARQEMVAEGRGPVVWAIIDEGVLLRVIAEPRVHLAQLDALIGHAKRPNVSLHVVPMQDPAYLPRTGPFTLWRFPEAFEPDIACAHAVEADELITDPAAVEAYHQAFAKLSVTTTTRDETLEVLNTYRDRLTR, encoded by the coding sequence GTGGCGAACTTCGCCGAGCGGCTGGACCTGGCGCTGCGCAGGCGCGGCTTCAGTGGCGCCCAGGTGGCCGCCGAGCTGACCAGGGCGGGCATCCCGATCACCCGCGCCTACGTCAGCCAGCTCCGCACGGGCAAGCAGACCAACCCGACGCTCCAGGTGCTGCGCGCCCTCGCCTCCTGTCTCCAGGTCAGCGTGGGCTGGCTGGTGGGGGAGGAGCGTCTGGAGTCGGGCGCCGCCGACGACCCGCGGCTGGGAGGTCTCGCCGGACTGTCCGAGGGCTCACAGGACGTGGTGCGCGGCGTGATCGAGCTGGCCCGCCGGGCCGAGGGCCTGTCCGAGCCGGCCGCCCCGGAGCCCGCGGCGGAGACCCTCGTGCCGGCCCCCGCGCTCGCCGCGCCCCAACTGGCCGCGCTCGGTGATCGGCTGCGCGGGCTCCGGCTGGCCGCCGGCCTGTCGGCCGAGCGGGCCGAGGCCGCCCTCGGCCGGGGCGCCGTCCGGATCGAGGCCGTCGAGGCGGGCCGTGCAGCCCCGCCGCCCGCCCTCGTGGAGCGCCTGCTCGACCTGTACGGCGTGGCCGCGCTGCCGGTCCGCGAACACGTCCTCTCGCTGGCCCGGGGCGAGCGGGAGCCCGCCTGGTGGGACGCCGGCTCGGTCCCCGTCTGGCTGGCCACCACCTACGCCCTGGAGCAGCGGGCCTCGGTCATCCGCACCTACCACCCGCAGACGGTGCCGCCGCTGCTGCAGACCGAGGACTACGCGCGGGCCGCGATCACCGTGGCCGGCCTCGACACGCTCGGCCAGGACTCCCTCGACGCGGCCGTGGGGCTCGTCCTGGCCCGCCAGGAGATGGTGGCCGAGGGTCGCGGCCCGGTCGTGTGGGCGATCATCGACGAGGGCGTGCTGCTGCGCGTGATCGCCGAGCCGCGCGTCCATCTCGCCCAGCTCGACGCCCTCATCGGCCACGCCAAGCGGCCCAACGTCTCGCTGCACGTCGTCCCCATGCAGGATCCCGCCTATCTGCCGCGCACGGGGCCGTTCACGCTGTGGCGTTTTCCGGAGGCGTTCGAGCCCGACATCGCCTGCGCCCACGCCGTCGAGGCCGACGAGCTGATCACCGATCCGGCCGCCGTCGAGGCCTATCACCAGGCGTTCGCCAAGCTCTCGGTCACCACGACCACGCGCGACGAAACGCTCGAGGTGCTGAACACATACCGTGACCGCCTCACCCGGTGA